AGAAGAGAAATAAAGAAGAACTATACAGGGTAAATGAAAAAATCAGAGCCTATGAAGTAAGGGTGATCGGACCCGACGGTTCCCACCTTGGTATAATGAAAACAAAGGATGCATTAAAACTCGCATACGAATACGGGCTTGACCTGGTTGAAGTCTCACCCAACGCAAATCCCCCTGTATGTAAAATATTGGACTACGGAAAACTAAAATATGAAGAGCAAAAGAAGCAAAAAGAAGCAAAGAAGAGACAACAGGGTGAAGTCAGAGAAATTACTATGAGTCCAAGAATATCTGATCACGACCTGAATGTGAAACTAAAGAAAATAAGGGAGTTTCTTGAAGACGGAAGTAAAGTTCGGGTTATTATTCGATTCAAAGGGAGAGAATTAGTTCACCCTGAATGGGGTAATGAGATTTACGAGAAAATAGTTCAACAACTTGAAGGTGAAGCAGAAGTTGAAGTACCCCCTAAAATGGAAGGGAAAAATCTAACCTTCCTCTTAAGAAACGCAAAATAAAAAAGGAGGACGAAGATGCCTAAGGTTAAAAGTAAGCGTTCTGCTCAAAAAAGGTTTAAAGTAACAGCAACGGGAAAGGTAAAAAGATTCAAGGCCTTTAAGAGCCACCTTCTCATAGGGAAAAATGCCAAAAAAAGGAGAAATCTAAGAAGGCCAACCCTTGTTGATAAAACCGAGCTTAAAAAGATAAGAAGGTTAATGCCTAACAGCTTTTGAGGTTTATGGACTTTTCCCAACTCAAAGAAAGCCTAAAAGGCAAGAGAATAACAGTTATTTGTGGTGGTTGGTCTGGTGAACGTGAAGTTTCGTTGAGATCGGGCGAAAAGGTTTATGAGAGCCTGTTAAGACAGGGTTTTAATGCCTTCTTTTTTGACTTAACAAGAGAAAACATCACAGAAATCAAACCCGGCTTTACCGATGTAGCCTTTATAATCTTGCATGGGAAGCCCGGGGAAGACGGAACAATTCAAGGTATGCTGGAACTGATGGGAATCCCTTATACTGGTTCTGGTGTTCTTGCCTCCGCAATAGGAATGGACAAGATAATGACAAAAAAGATAATGCAATTTGCCAATATCAACACACCTCCTTATCACTTCATTCCAACAAATAAAAATTTGAAAGAGGAAGCAGAAATTGCTCTAAAAAATATTGGGATCCCTTCTGTTGTAAAACCAAGGTACGAAGGTTCGAGCCTCGGGGTAAAAATTGTACATAGTGAACAAGAATTTTGGGACGCAGTTAACGAAACCCGTGATAAGTTTGGTGATTTTTATATCGAAAAGTTTANNNNNNNNNNGGAGTACTTGGCACAGGTGAAGGGAGTTTCCCCCTTCCCATCCTTGAATTAGAGGTAGTTGGAAGAGAATTTTATGACTATACAGCCAAATATACGAAGGGATTAACAAATTTTATAATACCAGCACGTCTTTCTGAAAGGACAACAAAAGCTTTCCAAGAAGCCTCTGTTAAACTACACAGAGAGATAGGTTGCCGTGGATTTTCCAGGGTAGACGGAATCGTAGACGAGAATGAAAACTATTACGTTCTTGAAATCAACACCTTACCCGGTATGACGGACTTATCCGACCTACCGAAAGAGGCGGAACACATTGGAATTCCCTATGATGAGGTAGTACTTTATATTCTCAGGTCGGCCTTTGAGTAGTAAAAAAGTAAAAGTTAAACCATTGGTCAGGATACTTTCTCACGTTCTCTGCAAATAAATTTAAAATTTGACTTTCAACGTTTTCTCTCTCAACGGGAAAGAATTCAAACCTTACCTTTTTCATCGTCTCATCCCAATGGCAAACAAGGAAATAAACATCTCCCTCAACAATTTTCGGAAGCTTAAAAATCCCTTCCGCAAAGATTACATCCCTACCCAAAAACTTCCTGACCGCATATTTTCCTGAAGTAACACGATCTACAAGAACTACGAGGGCATACTCTTTCGCCCTTTTCAACCTCTGAATTGCCTTAATTGTTCCCCTCCCTACCAGAAACACCTTAATTCCTTTCCGAAATCTTAACCACATCCATAAATAAAATTTTGGGAGGTTTTCCATCAATGTGTAGAATTCAAAACCATAATAGTTTATATATTTAGAAGCTATATCCCATGGGCCCATGTGGATCGAAAATATTATGGATTTTTTCCCTTTAAAAATCTCAAGGTCTTTGAGTTCCACATAGCTTTCCCACTTTTTCCGGTTGATCTTCATTACTCTCACATAGCTAAGAAACATTTTTCTAAAAGTATCTCTCATAATCATCTTCCGTTGCCTTAATTGCATTTTTGGGAACAAAATCTCAAGGTTCTTCATAACTGCTTTGGTACGCCAATCGAATATACGAAAGGCATCAGCAAGAACGATTGCAATAAACTCAGCAAATTTTTGTGGCACAAAAAAAGCAACAAATTGTGCAATCAAAGTCACCAGCATTTCAAATTATCCCCCTGTAAACCCTTTCCACCTTCTTTGCGATTTCATGCCAGTGAAACGGTTTAACAAACTCTAAGGCCTTTTTCGCAAGCTCAAAACTTAAATCCTTATACATAATTAATTTCTTTATCTTAGCTGACAAATCAAGAGGATTACCCTTTTCAAAGAGGATACCGTTTTCTCCGTCTACCACAACATTAGTATATCCTTCGATGTTAGAAGCAATCACGGGGGTTCCACAGGCCATGGCTTCCAGTAAAATTAAGCCAAAACTCTCACCTCCTATTGCAGGAGCAACAAAAATATCTATTTTCCTGTAGAAATCAGGGAGCTCCTCTTTCGGGATCTTGCCAAGAAATGTCGCGGGGATGTCATTCTCTTCACAAAATTTTTTATAGTATTCTGTAAGAGGCCCAGAACTTCCAATTACCAAGTGTGCCTTTTTTCTGAGCTCTTCATCGTTTGCAAAGGC
Above is a genomic segment from bacterium containing:
- the infC gene encoding translation initiation factor IF-3 — encoded protein: MSRDTQPYLTPNFKKRNKEELYRVNEKIRAYEVRVIGPDGSHLGIMKTKDALKLAYEYGLDLVEVSPNANPPVCKILDYGKLKYEEQKKQKEAKKRQQGEVREITMSPRISDHDLNVKLKKIREFLEDGSKVRVIIRFKGRELVHPEWGNEIYEKIVQQLEGEAEVEVPPKMEGKNLTFLLRNAK
- the rpmI gene encoding 50S ribosomal protein L35: MPKVKSKRSAQKRFKVTATGKVKRFKAFKSHLLIGKNAKKRRNLRRPTLVDKTELKKIRRLMPNSF
- a CDS encoding D-alanine--D-alanine ligase (D-alanine--D-alanine ligase; DdlA; DdlB; cytoplasmic; catalyzes the formation of D-alanyl-D-alanine from two D-alanines in peptidoglycan synthesis; there are two forms of this enzyme in Escherichia coli), coding for GVLGTGEGSFPLPILELEVVGREFYDYTAKYTKGLTNFIIPARLSERTTKAFQEASVKLHREIGCRGFSRVDGIVDENENYYVLEINTLPGMTDLSDLPKEAEHIGIPYDEVVLYILRSAFE
- a CDS encoding D-alanine--D-alanine ligase, with amino-acid sequence MDFSQLKESLKGKRITVICGGWSGEREVSLRSGEKVYESLLRQGFNAFFFDLTRENITEIKPGFTDVAFIILHGKPGEDGTIQGMLELMGIPYTGSGVLASAIGMDKIMTKKIMQFANINTPPYHFIPTNKNLKEEAEIALKNIGIPSVVKPRYEGSSLGVKIVHSEQEFWDAVNETRDKFGDFYIEKF